One part of the Vibrio ponticus genome encodes these proteins:
- a CDS encoding conjugal transfer protein TraF produces MKKTVLAVACALGAISTSSMAASIVADARSNAMGNTGVVSADYLLAPFHNPALGALHRENDDVGILIPAVGVNAHDKDESIQTIDDAQDLYDDRFANPGNITPADEAELNRLLDELDGNAPINVTGGVNLAVAIPSKLVAVNLFAGGFVEVVAGTEVGDGATAQDRYEASTYKMGAFGVTEFGISLAKSFNLGGQDIAFGISPKFQELITYSQEGILDDFDLDNYDESEVSENAFNFDMGVAWHADEWRAGLALKNLLSQEIGTATGDYTYELSPQATLGLGYAGEIFSASVDFDLTKQERFKELDDDTRFLRFGVEANAWGWAQLRAGYEMDMEDTLDDSITAGIGISPFDVVSLDIAGSYAGENQFGASANLAFTF; encoded by the coding sequence ATGAAAAAAACAGTACTCGCAGTGGCATGTGCTCTAGGTGCCATTTCAACGTCTTCTATGGCTGCATCGATTGTCGCGGACGCACGCAGCAACGCTATGGGTAACACCGGTGTTGTTTCTGCTGACTATCTTCTAGCTCCATTCCACAACCCTGCGTTAGGTGCACTGCACCGCGAAAATGACGATGTGGGTATTTTGATCCCTGCTGTCGGTGTCAATGCGCACGATAAAGATGAGTCGATTCAGACGATTGATGATGCGCAGGATTTATATGATGATCGTTTCGCTAACCCAGGCAATATAACGCCAGCTGATGAAGCGGAGCTGAATCGATTGCTGGATGAGCTAGACGGTAATGCACCGATTAATGTGACTGGTGGTGTTAATTTAGCTGTCGCAATTCCAAGCAAGCTTGTAGCGGTGAACCTATTTGCTGGTGGTTTTGTAGAAGTTGTCGCAGGAACAGAGGTTGGTGATGGTGCTACTGCACAAGATCGTTACGAAGCATCTACCTACAAGATGGGCGCTTTTGGTGTAACCGAATTTGGTATTTCTTTGGCTAAAAGCTTTAATTTAGGCGGTCAAGATATTGCCTTTGGTATTTCGCCAAAATTCCAAGAGCTGATCACTTATTCACAAGAAGGGATTCTGGATGATTTTGATCTGGACAACTATGACGAAAGTGAAGTGAGCGAGAATGCGTTTAACTTTGATATGGGCGTAGCATGGCATGCAGATGAGTGGCGTGCAGGTTTGGCTCTGAAAAACTTGCTATCACAGGAAATCGGCACTGCAACTGGCGACTACACCTATGAACTTAGCCCACAAGCTACACTGGGTTTAGGTTATGCGGGTGAGATTTTCTCAGCAAGCGTTGACTTTGACCTAACCAAACAAGAACGTTTTAAAGAACTTGACGACGATACACGCTTCCTACGTTTTGGTGTTGAAGCGAATGCGTGGGGTTGGGCTCAACTCCGTGCCGGTTACGAAATGGATATGGAAGATACGCTGGATGATTCAATCACCGCAGGTATCGGCATCAGTCCGTTCGATGTGGTTAGCTTAGATATCGCAGGCTCATACGCAGGTGAAAACCAGTTTGGAGCCTCTGCTAATCTCGCATTTACCTTCTAA
- a CDS encoding substrate-binding domain-containing protein, with product MASMKDIAKLAGVSTSTVSHVINQSRYVSEEISERVNRAAQSLNYTPSALARSLKTNRTKTLGMLMTTSTNPFFGEVVKGVERCCYQKGYNLILCNTEGDHQRMKTSINTLLQKRVDGMILMCSSLEGERIDIFDKYPDVPVVVMDWGPILFASDKIQDNSLQGGYMAAKYLIDNGHTDIGCITGPLDRHQAQMRYEGYKKALLEANLHLNPDWIVESDFECEGGYEAFNRMYRKGPLPSAIFVSNDMMAMGVINAAHEKGLSIPQDFSIIGYDDIQIAKFMTPPLTTIHQPKYRLGQAAVETLLSKLEDKTRDVQVVQLEPALVERASVQTI from the coding sequence GTGGCCTCAATGAAAGATATTGCCAAATTGGCAGGAGTATCAACCTCGACTGTCAGTCATGTTATCAATCAGTCTCGTTATGTGAGCGAAGAGATCTCTGAGCGGGTTAACCGCGCCGCTCAGAGTTTAAACTACACGCCTTCCGCTTTAGCGCGCAGCCTCAAGACCAATCGAACTAAAACACTTGGTATGTTAATGACCACGTCTACTAACCCATTTTTTGGTGAGGTGGTTAAAGGGGTTGAGCGTTGCTGTTATCAAAAAGGCTACAACCTCATTCTGTGCAATACGGAAGGTGATCATCAGCGCATGAAAACCTCCATCAACACGCTTTTGCAAAAACGTGTCGATGGCATGATCTTAATGTGTTCATCTCTGGAAGGTGAGCGTATCGATATCTTTGATAAATATCCCGATGTACCGGTTGTGGTGATGGATTGGGGACCAATATTATTCGCCAGTGATAAGATTCAAGACAACTCTCTACAAGGCGGGTATATGGCGGCTAAATATCTGATCGACAATGGACATACTGACATCGGCTGTATTACCGGTCCGTTGGATCGCCACCAGGCTCAAATGCGTTATGAAGGTTATAAAAAAGCGCTATTGGAAGCCAACCTACATCTAAATCCTGATTGGATTGTTGAGTCTGACTTCGAGTGTGAAGGTGGCTATGAGGCATTCAATCGGATGTATCGCAAGGGACCGCTGCCAAGTGCGATATTTGTCAGTAACGATATGATGGCGATGGGTGTGATTAACGCAGCCCATGAGAAAGGGCTTTCAATCCCGCAAGACTTCTCCATCATTGGCTACGATGATATTCAAATTGCCAAGTTTATGACGCCGCCACTGACAACGATTCATCAACCTAAGTATCGCTTGGGACAAGCGGCGGTTGAAACGCTGCTAAGTAAGCTGGAAGATAAAACTCGTGATGTTCAAGTGGTGCAACTAGAACCCGCATTGGTTGAGCGTGCATCCGTACAGACGATTTAA
- the rbsK gene encoding ribokinase yields MNKLVVLGSVNADHVLQVPSFPRPGETLHGRNYQVIPGGKGANQAVAAARLNADIGFIACVGDDAFGINIRQTFQADNIDISAVKMQPNCPTGIAMIQVADSGENSICISAEANDHLTAQAIEQDIARIEQAEYLLMQLETPMCGIEKAAEVAKAAGTKVILNPAPARQLSEALLRNVDIITPNETEAEILTGVAINDEQSAQQAAEILHQKGIETVMITLGAKGVWLSQNGIGKIIAGFRVKATDTTAAGDTFNGAFVTGLLEQMPIESAIKFAHAAAAISVTRFGAQTSIPQRTEVEEFLAKQ; encoded by the coding sequence ATGAATAAGTTAGTGGTATTAGGTAGTGTTAACGCTGACCATGTTCTTCAAGTCCCTTCTTTTCCACGCCCTGGCGAAACGTTACATGGGCGCAATTATCAGGTTATTCCGGGCGGAAAAGGGGCTAACCAAGCGGTAGCCGCAGCTCGACTAAACGCTGATATTGGTTTTATTGCTTGTGTGGGTGACGATGCATTTGGCATTAATATCCGTCAAACATTCCAAGCGGACAACATCGATATTAGTGCGGTAAAAATGCAGCCTAATTGCCCAACAGGCATCGCGATGATTCAAGTTGCAGATAGCGGCGAGAACAGCATTTGTATTTCTGCCGAAGCGAACGATCATTTGACCGCTCAAGCAATAGAACAAGATATTGCGCGTATTGAGCAAGCTGAGTATTTGCTCATGCAACTTGAAACCCCAATGTGTGGCATTGAGAAGGCGGCTGAGGTAGCTAAAGCGGCGGGCACGAAGGTGATTTTGAACCCTGCACCTGCTCGTCAATTATCTGAAGCGCTGTTACGCAATGTTGATATTATCACTCCCAATGAAACGGAAGCTGAAATTCTAACTGGCGTCGCGATTAACGATGAGCAATCAGCGCAACAGGCAGCGGAAATTCTTCACCAAAAAGGAATTGAGACGGTGATGATAACCCTAGGTGCTAAAGGGGTTTGGTTAAGTCAAAATGGTATCGGCAAAATCATTGCTGGCTTTAGAGTTAAAGCGACGGATACCACCGCAGCAGGGGATACGTTTAATGGGGCATTCGTCACTGGTTTGCTTGAACAAATGCCGATAGAATCAGCGATAAAGTTTGCACATGCAGCAGCTGCGATTAGTGTAACCAGATTTGGTGCGCAAACTTCGATTCCTCAACGCACAGAAGTGGAGGAGTTTCTCGCCAAGCAGTAG
- a CDS encoding aldose 1-epimerase family protein encodes MFKIPLYKEQFQAHKSLLAQSEHFEVSAFKYNSGVEAIEIKNSQGHLVVLPFMGQMIWDAEFLDTDLCMKNMFREPKPAKSIVETYGCFAFHAGMIRMGCPTPQDDHVLHGEMPCAAMDFAWLEIDEEQVKLAGSYEYVMGFGDHYLATPSVTLGKDASVFDIRMTVKNLASVEMPLQYMCHINAAFIEGAVMTQNIPDSAFELRDSVPAHVKPNQQWLAFNEALKGAAPISTLDQPEMYDPEIVYCLDDVAQYVDHAKFAMQVGSKTLVTEFSTQEFNSVTRWILRSGDQQVAAYALPATCRPEGFLTAKQKGTLIYLAPQEERSFTVRTGIVH; translated from the coding sequence ATGTTTAAGATCCCACTATACAAAGAGCAGTTTCAAGCGCACAAATCGCTATTAGCGCAATCCGAGCACTTTGAAGTGTCAGCGTTTAAGTACAATTCGGGTGTTGAAGCGATAGAAATCAAAAACTCTCAAGGTCATTTAGTTGTATTGCCATTTATGGGGCAGATGATTTGGGATGCTGAATTTCTTGATACCGATTTATGTATGAAGAATATGTTCAGAGAGCCAAAACCGGCTAAGAGCATTGTTGAAACTTATGGCTGTTTTGCATTTCACGCCGGTATGATTCGAATGGGCTGCCCAACCCCTCAAGATGATCATGTTTTACATGGTGAAATGCCTTGTGCTGCGATGGACTTTGCTTGGCTGGAGATAGACGAAGAGCAAGTTAAGTTAGCAGGTAGCTATGAATATGTGATGGGATTTGGCGATCACTATTTGGCAACGCCATCGGTGACGCTAGGCAAAGACGCGAGTGTGTTTGATATTCGCATGACAGTGAAAAACTTGGCGAGTGTCGAAATGCCATTACAATATATGTGTCATATCAATGCCGCGTTTATCGAAGGGGCAGTGATGACACAAAATATCCCGGATAGCGCATTCGAACTTCGTGATAGCGTTCCTGCGCACGTGAAGCCAAATCAGCAATGGTTAGCATTTAATGAAGCTCTTAAGGGCGCGGCTCCAATCTCAACGCTTGATCAGCCTGAAATGTATGACCCGGAAATTGTTTACTGCTTAGATGACGTTGCTCAGTATGTCGATCACGCAAAGTTCGCAATGCAGGTGGGCAGTAAAACACTAGTGACAGAGTTTAGCACTCAAGAATTCAATAGCGTTACTCGCTGGATCTTACGCAGTGGTGATCAGCAAGTTGCCGCTTATGCGCTGCCCGCGACGTGCCGTCCAGAGGGTTTTTTGACCGCGAAACAGAAAGGAACCTTGATCTACCTTGCTCCGCAAGAGGAACGTAGTTTTACGGTTCGCACAGGCATCGTGCATTAA
- the fucP gene encoding L-fucose:H+ symporter permease, with protein MFIKNNTTQHVDGYLNKTPIFQFLLLSTVFALWSAAAALNDVLITQFKSIFHLSNFASALVQSAFYGAYFLVAIPASMVVKKTSYKLAILLGLALYIFGCLMFFPASHAGTYTMFLAAIFCIAIGLSFLETSCNTYSAMIGEPERATLRLNVSHTINAMGYIIGLLLGKHLIFQEGVDVEHMMATLTGPELELFKEQVLQQTLEPYKWLVGIIATVATLIAITEYPNCKAVSDKVDDQPSFAETLTYLAGNKRFFKGIATQFAYVGMQVAVWSFTIRLALEMDSTMVEHDAANYLLYAFIMYFLGKLLANFLFTKTSQENVLMGYAGVGFLCLLYVTFVPNFSAVWVAVGTSALFAPCWATIFASTLQSVDTRYTETAGGFVVMSIIGGAAIPVVQGLLADSMGMQTSFIVSAACFAIVFCYFMSEKKYKQSFSYVTAQA; from the coding sequence ATGTTTATAAAAAATAATACCACCCAGCATGTGGATGGATACTTAAACAAAACACCAATATTCCAATTTCTATTGTTGTCGACTGTATTTGCACTTTGGTCGGCAGCCGCAGCGCTTAATGATGTTCTGATTACTCAGTTTAAATCTATCTTCCATTTGTCGAACTTCGCGTCTGCTCTGGTGCAATCGGCATTTTATGGTGCTTACTTTTTGGTTGCGATTCCAGCGTCAATGGTGGTGAAAAAGACCTCTTATAAACTGGCAATCTTGCTTGGTTTAGCGTTGTATATCTTTGGTTGTTTGATGTTCTTCCCGGCTTCTCATGCGGGCACATACACCATGTTCTTAGCGGCGATTTTCTGTATCGCGATTGGTCTGTCTTTCCTTGAGACATCATGTAACACCTACTCGGCAATGATCGGTGAACCAGAGCGTGCGACGTTGCGTCTGAATGTGTCACACACCATCAATGCGATGGGTTACATCATTGGTTTATTGCTTGGTAAGCATCTGATTTTCCAAGAAGGTGTCGATGTTGAACATATGATGGCAACCTTAACTGGACCTGAGCTTGAACTGTTTAAAGAGCAAGTGCTACAACAGACTCTTGAACCATATAAATGGTTAGTAGGTATCATCGCAACAGTGGCAACGTTGATTGCCATTACCGAATACCCGAATTGTAAAGCTGTAAGTGATAAAGTTGATGATCAACCTTCTTTTGCAGAAACATTAACTTACCTAGCTGGTAACAAACGCTTCTTTAAAGGTATCGCAACGCAATTTGCTTATGTAGGTATGCAAGTAGCGGTGTGGTCGTTCACCATTCGTCTTGCGCTGGAAATGGACTCAACCATGGTAGAGCATGATGCGGCGAACTATCTGCTTTATGCATTTATTATGTACTTCTTAGGTAAGCTATTAGCAAACTTCCTATTTACTAAGACTTCACAAGAAAATGTTCTAATGGGTTACGCAGGTGTCGGCTTCTTATGTCTGCTTTACGTAACGTTTGTTCCTAACTTTAGTGCGGTTTGGGTAGCTGTAGGTACTTCTGCTCTATTTGCACCTTGCTGGGCGACTATCTTCGCTTCGACACTGCAATCTGTTGATACACGCTATACGGAAACAGCCGGTGGTTTTGTTGTAATGTCGATTATTGGTGGTGCTGCGATTCCAGTCGTACAGGGCTTACTTGCTGACTCAATGGGAATGCAAACGTCGTTTATTGTCAGTGCAGCCTGCTTTGCTATCGTGTTCTGTTACTTCATGAGTGAAAAGAAATACAAACAGTCATTTAGTTACGTAACCGCACAAGCTTAA
- the rbsD gene encoding D-ribose pyranase, translating into MKKSTLLNSEISYLVSTLGHTDEITICDAGLPIADHVTRIDLALTHGVPSFIDTVRVILTESQIEGVVIAKEFAEVSPELHQALLDELELEQARCGKQFKMEYVSHQEFKQRTHQSKAVVRTGECTPYANVIFQAGVVF; encoded by the coding sequence ATGAAAAAAAGTACCCTACTAAATTCAGAAATTTCTTACTTAGTGTCTACGCTTGGGCACACCGATGAAATAACCATTTGCGATGCGGGTTTGCCGATAGCAGACCACGTGACTCGCATTGATCTTGCCCTGACTCACGGCGTGCCAAGTTTTATTGATACCGTGCGAGTGATTTTGACTGAGTCTCAGATTGAAGGCGTTGTTATCGCTAAAGAGTTTGCTGAGGTTAGCCCAGAGTTGCACCAAGCATTACTCGATGAATTAGAGCTAGAACAGGCTCGTTGTGGCAAACAATTCAAGATGGAATATGTTTCACATCAGGAGTTTAAGCAACGAACTCATCAAAGTAAGGCAGTGGTTCGTACTGGTGAATGTACTCCTTATGCCAACGTTATTTTCCAAGCCGGTGTGGTGTTTTAA
- a CDS encoding DUF3012 domain-containing protein, which produces MAFGLVLLVVGCTEVGSEEWCDDMKQKAKGDWTANEATDFAKHCIF; this is translated from the coding sequence ATTGCTTTCGGCTTAGTTCTACTGGTTGTGGGGTGTACTGAAGTTGGCAGCGAAGAGTGGTGCGATGATATGAAACAAAAAGCAAAAGGCGACTGGACAGCGAACGAAGCAACAGACTTTGCGAAGCACTGTATTTTCTAA
- a CDS encoding MSHA operon transcriptional regulator yields MDQDKFTNIYRLPTALQIRIGRWQQTFNGTSDIVLHNAIEVRNKQFKRPEFLPTGWHVKPFKLDDISITHHGKYIQTAMRTMLDRKVSYKRVYLSRVPFEQAEPALHDYKLEWIKKHNRVANKYNQIKKKQFMRFAYEEVETLYPSIPKGTFDKALWNKLVISEIGPEKKFDNPYFVKKACF; encoded by the coding sequence ATGGACCAAGATAAGTTTACCAATATTTATCGTTTACCAACTGCATTACAGATCCGTATCGGACGCTGGCAACAAACGTTTAATGGCACGTCAGATATCGTTTTACATAATGCGATTGAAGTACGAAACAAGCAATTTAAACGCCCAGAGTTTTTACCAACTGGCTGGCATGTAAAACCATTTAAGCTCGACGATATTTCCATTACTCATCATGGAAAATATATTCAGACAGCGATGCGCACTATGCTTGACCGTAAGGTTTCTTATAAACGTGTCTATTTGTCACGTGTCCCGTTTGAACAAGCGGAACCGGCGCTGCATGATTACAAACTTGAATGGATCAAAAAGCACAACCGAGTCGCCAATAAATATAACCAAATCAAGAAAAAGCAATTTATGCGCTTTGCTTATGAAGAAGTAGAAACTCTCTACCCTTCGATTCCTAAAGGTACATTTGATAAAGCACTATGGAATAAGCTGGTTATTTCAGAGATCGGTCCTGAGAAGAAGTTTGATAACCCTTACTTCGTAAAAAAAGCGTGTTTCTAG
- a CDS encoding DUF924 family protein, with protein sequence MPQQVLDFWFKQLEPKDWFVSNPEVDKRIETLFGALLKQAAQAELYSWRETAQGRLAEVIVLDQFSRNIYRNTPQAFSQDPLALALAQEAVRLGVDKELNTIEKSFLYMPYMHSESVLIHEQAVKLFAQPGMENNYDFELKHKVIIDRFGRYPHRNEILNRTSSAEEIEFLAQPNSSF encoded by the coding sequence ATGCCGCAACAAGTGCTCGATTTTTGGTTTAAGCAACTGGAACCAAAAGATTGGTTTGTCTCCAACCCTGAGGTCGATAAACGGATCGAAACGCTATTTGGCGCTTTACTTAAGCAAGCAGCACAAGCTGAGTTGTACTCTTGGCGAGAGACCGCGCAAGGTCGCTTAGCAGAAGTCATCGTCTTAGATCAATTCTCGCGCAATATCTACCGCAATACACCACAAGCTTTTAGCCAAGATCCATTGGCGTTAGCACTGGCACAAGAAGCGGTTCGACTAGGAGTAGACAAAGAGCTTAACACCATCGAAAAGTCGTTTCTCTACATGCCTTATATGCACAGTGAATCCGTATTAATCCATGAACAGGCGGTAAAACTGTTTGCTCAGCCAGGCATGGAAAACAATTACGATTTTGAACTTAAGCATAAAGTGATCATCGACCGCTTTGGTCGCTACCCACATCGTAATGAAATTTTAAACCGTACAAGCAGTGCAGAAGAGATTGAGTTTCTTGCCCAGCCAAACTCGAGTTTTTAA
- a CDS encoding VOC family protein: MIEIKGLDHIVLRTTQLESMLHFYRDTLNCPVERTLPELGLTQLRAGSALIDIVTVDSQLGMLGGKAPQQDGRNVDHFCLQIAALPEAEALKLVEKYNPSNREFVERYGAQGFGRSIYLTDPEGNVVELKPIKDTL, from the coding sequence ATGATTGAGATTAAAGGGCTGGATCATATTGTCTTGCGCACCACTCAACTCGAGAGCATGTTGCACTTTTATCGTGATACGCTGAATTGCCCTGTTGAACGCACTCTGCCGGAACTTGGTTTGACCCAACTGCGTGCTGGTAGTGCGCTGATTGATATTGTTACTGTTGATAGCCAACTTGGCATGTTAGGCGGCAAAGCGCCTCAACAAGACGGGCGAAACGTTGATCATTTCTGCCTGCAAATTGCCGCTCTTCCTGAAGCCGAAGCGCTCAAACTGGTAGAAAAATATAACCCCAGTAACCGAGAGTTCGTTGAACGTTACGGAGCCCAAGGGTTCGGTCGTTCTATTTACCTAACCGATCCCGAAGGGAATGTTGTTGAACTCAAGCCAATTAAGGACACGCTATGA
- a CDS encoding Rho-binding antiterminator yields the protein MISCNQYDYLEIACMYHFPLRLVLLDGSIVEGIASDTGYNTHKQECLIIESNGEPRFIPTEQLKSLRVTIDNPHFSSVEFQQ from the coding sequence ATGATCTCGTGTAACCAATATGATTATCTTGAAATCGCCTGTATGTATCACTTTCCTTTACGACTTGTGTTACTTGATGGTTCCATCGTTGAAGGAATCGCTAGCGATACTGGCTACAATACACATAAACAAGAGTGCCTCATCATTGAAAGTAACGGCGAACCACGCTTTATCCCAACAGAACAACTCAAGAGCTTGAGAGTTACTATCGACAACCCACATTTCTCATCAGTGGAATTTCAACAATAA
- a CDS encoding aldolase/citrate lyase/malate synthase family protein, with product MNMQTFENNEIQTNSTSFIANAVFAVEAMKADQAQEKQMKTKQLLDRLFPLENGSHCDVTEYVIDLRHVMAFFKDGTHSGLKHPKHFVAFTGEKEQPHSILFRDGTGSHMEVIFGRQRGTGSVEFITIDDIQMETCTTFPQMESSSAMRHWISLVKGDHKGKPMACSEDKEYTAKNGDDYRLDCCYKL from the coding sequence ATGAATATGCAAACGTTCGAAAACAATGAAATCCAAACAAATTCGACTTCTTTTATTGCTAATGCAGTCTTTGCCGTGGAAGCAATGAAAGCGGACCAAGCACAAGAAAAGCAGATGAAGACGAAACAGTTGCTCGATCGCCTGTTCCCATTAGAGAACGGTTCGCACTGTGATGTAACTGAGTATGTTATCGACCTACGCCATGTAATGGCATTCTTTAAAGATGGCACCCACAGTGGTCTAAAGCACCCTAAGCACTTTGTTGCCTTTACTGGTGAAAAAGAGCAGCCACACTCAATTCTGTTCCGCGATGGCACTGGTAGCCACATGGAAGTGATTTTTGGTCGTCAAAGAGGCACGGGTAGTGTTGAATTCATTACTATCGATGATATTCAAATGGAGACTTGCACAACGTTTCCACAAATGGAATCGAGTTCTGCAATGCGTCATTGGATCAGCCTGGTTAAAGGTGATCATAAAGGTAAGCCGATGGCATGCAGTGAAGATAAAGAGTACACCGCCAAAAATGGCGACGACTACCGCTTAGATTGCTGTTACAAACTTTAG
- a CDS encoding DUF3612 domain-containing protein, whose protein sequence is MLLSKSLIRQSHFLGTKIRNLRKRNHLTMEDLSARCIRVNPEYAPSVSYLSMIERGKRVPSIDMLEVIAEVFQKDPAWFLDDEPSHEDITPDKGNRGGISGMALEPSFLFSKEILQIAIPEMLSQTGITGRQFAHLLIRAHQESHQNHFPDLERAAEEVGLKRLNLSTQDLMDIARSMGLTIRWIQRAPQDVVDELGMSAKQVVTSFFEPPGSIYLNEILRDYPTRLKYDLAVYIGHCVLHSKEGLKSVLSVGHANTWEEQPEQNNNTELNSQHILQAWRDFESSFFAGALLCPKVPFRQLLDRNGYEIDVHKKAGVSPSVAMRRMTVVSPYPHWHYFDAYGQNKLKAVYRGNGIPLPWGNMRKVNDPCQHWAVFRRLSEPQNGSSAQISILHVGDEPRIYCCESMNMTDPAGNNRVLCAGIDLNPAINAQGGHALSIAEELKSLCVSNGGSAPIPHHIKREFTTIAKILNINWVERGLNFDARVICSRGAVCPRQPSCYGDN, encoded by the coding sequence ATGCTGCTGTCAAAAAGTTTAATCCGTCAGTCCCATTTTTTAGGGACCAAGATAAGAAATCTTAGAAAACGTAACCACTTAACCATGGAAGATCTCTCTGCACGTTGTATACGAGTCAATCCAGAGTATGCTCCGTCGGTCTCTTACCTCTCGATGATCGAACGCGGAAAACGTGTACCGAGTATCGACATGCTTGAAGTGATCGCCGAAGTTTTCCAAAAAGATCCTGCATGGTTTTTAGATGATGAACCCAGTCACGAAGATATTACCCCCGATAAAGGTAATCGTGGTGGCATTAGTGGTATGGCGCTAGAGCCCAGTTTTCTATTTTCCAAAGAAATTCTACAAATCGCGATTCCTGAGATGTTGTCACAAACGGGAATTACTGGTCGCCAATTTGCTCACCTTCTGATCCGCGCCCACCAAGAGAGTCACCAAAACCATTTCCCAGATCTAGAACGCGCGGCTGAAGAGGTTGGTCTCAAACGTCTTAATCTCTCTACCCAAGATTTGATGGATATCGCTCGCAGTATGGGACTTACCATCCGTTGGATTCAACGCGCTCCTCAAGATGTGGTTGATGAATTAGGTATGAGTGCCAAACAAGTCGTCACCTCATTTTTCGAGCCTCCGGGCAGTATCTACCTTAATGAAATTCTGCGCGACTACCCTACTCGTTTGAAATATGATTTGGCGGTCTATATTGGTCACTGTGTACTGCACAGCAAAGAAGGGCTTAAAAGTGTCCTGTCTGTTGGACACGCCAATACGTGGGAAGAGCAGCCTGAACAAAACAACAATACCGAACTAAACTCACAGCACATATTACAAGCATGGCGTGATTTCGAATCCAGCTTTTTCGCCGGTGCACTGCTGTGCCCGAAAGTCCCCTTCAGACAGTTACTTGATCGTAACGGCTACGAGATTGATGTACACAAAAAAGCGGGTGTGTCTCCCTCAGTAGCGATGCGTCGCATGACCGTCGTCTCCCCTTACCCACATTGGCATTACTTTGATGCCTATGGTCAAAACAAGCTAAAAGCCGTTTACCGGGGCAATGGCATCCCTTTACCTTGGGGCAACATGCGCAAAGTGAATGATCCTTGTCAGCACTGGGCAGTATTTCGTCGTCTCTCAGAACCACAAAATGGCAGTTCAGCACAGATCTCTATTTTGCACGTTGGCGATGAACCACGAATTTACTGCTGCGAATCAATGAATATGACCGATCCAGCGGGCAACAATCGAGTCTTGTGTGCAGGTATAGATCTGAACCCCGCAATTAACGCCCAAGGCGGTCATGCACTATCAATAGCGGAAGAGCTTAAATCACTTTGTGTTTCAAACGGTGGCAGTGCACCGATTCCACACCATATCAAACGCGAATTCACAACCATTGCTAAAATCCTCAATATAAATTGGGTTGAACGGGGGTTGAACTTTGATGCAAGAGTGATCTGTTCTCGGGGAGCGGTATGCCCAAGACAACCTAGCTGTTATGGTGATAATTAA